Proteins co-encoded in one Arachis hypogaea cultivar Tifrunner chromosome 11, arahy.Tifrunner.gnm2.J5K5, whole genome shotgun sequence genomic window:
- the LOC112720634 gene encoding phototropic-responsive NPH3 family protein NPY4 isoform X1, which yields MKFMKLGSKPDSFQNDGDNIRYVATELATDLTVKVGDVNFYLHKFPLLSKSARIQKLITNPEENNDEVHIHDIPGGPAAFEICAKFCYGMTVTLNAYNVVAARCAAEYLEMYETVEKGNLIYKVDVFLNSSIFRSWKDSIIVLQTTKSLLPWSEELKIVSHCLNSIASKALIDTSKVEWSYTYNRKKLPSENGNGNDSPWNGVRKQQMVPKDWWVEDLCELKLDLYERVVKTIISKGNVSGYVIGEALNAYASRKLPGFNKGLIHGDTAKNKLLLETIIGLLPPDTRSIPFGFLLKLLRAGILLECQESERSKLMKRVGHCLEEAKVADLLIRTPVGEAIFNVDTVQRLVEEFIIACEHDGEADSLLEDELQDMKSTRIISDTAKIKVAKLVDGYLAEIARDLNLPLAKFIHLAELVSSFPRATHDGIYRAIDMYLKEHPEISKSDKKRICRLMDCRKLSAEACMHAIQNERLPMRIVVQVLFFEQLRATSCSEGNSTPDRAGSMRSSLPSGSHESSRSITTNTEEEWEEALKFSGEGSRRSSNDSNKTNNNNNNNERVGANKMKGLMSKKILSKIWSSKDRSGEITSDDTSESPASTVAEETKSTPSRSRRHSVS from the exons ATGAAGTTTATGAAGCTTGGTTCTAAGCCAGATTCTTTTCAGAATGATGGTGATAATATAAG GTATGTAGCGACCGAGTTAGCAACAGACTTAACGGTTAAAGTTGGAGATGTAAATTTTTATCTCCATAAG TTTCCTCTTCTATCGAAAAGTGCACGCATTCAGAAGCTTATTACAAACCCAGAAGAGAACAATGATGAAGTCCATATCCATGACATTCCTGGAGGACCTGCTGCATTCGAAATCTGTGCTAAGTTCTGCTACGGTATGACAGTCACTCTGAATGCCTACAATGTCGTCGCGGCTCGCTGCGCTGCAGAGTATCTTGAGATGTACGAAACTGTTGAGAAGGGAAATCTTATCTATAAGGTCGATGTCTTTCTCAACTCGAGCATTTTCCGGAGTTGGAAAGACTCAATCATTGTTCTTCAGACCACCAAGTCTCTTCTTCCGTGGTCTGAAGAACTTAAGATAGTGAGTCACTGCCTCAACTCGATAGCTTCCAAGGCTTTGATTGACACATCTAAGGTGGAGTGGTCATATACTTATAACAGGAAGAAGCTACCATCCGAAAATGGCAATGGTAACGATTCGCCTTGGAATGGCGTGAGGAAACAACAGATGGTTCCAAAGGACTGGTGGGTGGAAGACCTTTGTGAGCTCAAACTCGATCTCTATGAACGCGTCGTGAAGACGATTATAAGTAAAGGCAATGTCTCAGGCTATGTAATTGGAGAAGCGCTTAATGCTTATGCCTCAAGAAAGCTTCCTGGTTTCAACAAAGGTCTGATCCATGGCGATACGGCAAAGAATAAATTGTTGTTGGAAACTATCATTGGACTATTGCCACCGGATACAAGAAGTATCCCATTCGGTTTCTTGCTTAAGCTGTTAAGAGCAGGCATTCTGTTGGAATGCCAAGAGTCGGAGCGATCAAAATTAATGAAGAGAGTAGGTCATTGTCTTGAGGAGGCAAAGGTGGCTGATCTTTTGATTCGTACCCCTGTTGGCGAAGCAATTTTCAATGTTGATACCGTGCAAAGGCTAGTTGAAGAGTTCATCATTGCATGCGAGCATGATGGTGAGGCTGATTCTCTGTTGGAAGATGAATTGCAGGATATGAAAAGCACTCGGATTATATCAGATACTGCAAAGATTAAGGTTGCAAAACTGGTGGATGGATATCTTGCTGAGATTGCTCGCGATCTGAATTTGCCTCTCGCTAAATTCATTCATCTTGCTGAGTTAGTTTCAAGCTTCCCAAGAGCAACTCACGACGGAATTTATCGCGCCATCGATATGTATTTGAAG GAACATCCTGAAATCAGCAAGAGCGACAAGAAAAGGATCTGTAGGCTAATGGACTGCAGGAAGTTATCGGCAGAAGCCTGCATGCATGCCATACAGAACGAGAGGCTTCCGATGCGCATTGTCGTGCAGGTTCTCTTCTTCGAACAGCTAAGAGCTACATCGTGCTCAGAAGGCAATAGCACACCGGATCGTGCAGGATCTATGAGGTCTTCGCTTCCAAGTGGATCGCACGAGAGCTCGAGGTCTATTACAACCAATACAGAAGAGGAGTGGGAGGAAGCTCTGAAATTCTCAGGTGAAGGTAGCAGAAGGAGCAGCAATGATAGTAAcaaaaccaataataataataataataatgagagaGTTGGTGCTAATAAAATGAAGGGTCTAATGTCAAAGAAAATATTGTCTAAGATTTGGTCAAGCAAAGATAGAAGTGGTGAGATAACTAGTGATGATACATCAGAAAGCCCTGCTTCTACAGTTGCTGAAGAAACAAAATCTACACCTTCTAGAAGTAGGAGGCACTCAGTGTCTTAA
- the LOC112720634 gene encoding phototropic-responsive NPH3 family protein NPY5 isoform X2 — translation MTVTLNAYNVVAARCAAEYLEMYETVEKGNLIYKVDVFLNSSIFRSWKDSIIVLQTTKSLLPWSEELKIVSHCLNSIASKALIDTSKVEWSYTYNRKKLPSENGNGNDSPWNGVRKQQMVPKDWWVEDLCELKLDLYERVVKTIISKGNVSGYVIGEALNAYASRKLPGFNKGLIHGDTAKNKLLLETIIGLLPPDTRSIPFGFLLKLLRAGILLECQESERSKLMKRVGHCLEEAKVADLLIRTPVGEAIFNVDTVQRLVEEFIIACEHDGEADSLLEDELQDMKSTRIISDTAKIKVAKLVDGYLAEIARDLNLPLAKFIHLAELVSSFPRATHDGIYRAIDMYLKEHPEISKSDKKRICRLMDCRKLSAEACMHAIQNERLPMRIVVQVLFFEQLRATSCSEGNSTPDRAGSMRSSLPSGSHESSRSITTNTEEEWEEALKFSGEGSRRSSNDSNKTNNNNNNNERVGANKMKGLMSKKILSKIWSSKDRSGEITSDDTSESPASTVAEETKSTPSRSRRHSVS, via the exons ATGACAGTCACTCTGAATGCCTACAATGTCGTCGCGGCTCGCTGCGCTGCAGAGTATCTTGAGATGTACGAAACTGTTGAGAAGGGAAATCTTATCTATAAGGTCGATGTCTTTCTCAACTCGAGCATTTTCCGGAGTTGGAAAGACTCAATCATTGTTCTTCAGACCACCAAGTCTCTTCTTCCGTGGTCTGAAGAACTTAAGATAGTGAGTCACTGCCTCAACTCGATAGCTTCCAAGGCTTTGATTGACACATCTAAGGTGGAGTGGTCATATACTTATAACAGGAAGAAGCTACCATCCGAAAATGGCAATGGTAACGATTCGCCTTGGAATGGCGTGAGGAAACAACAGATGGTTCCAAAGGACTGGTGGGTGGAAGACCTTTGTGAGCTCAAACTCGATCTCTATGAACGCGTCGTGAAGACGATTATAAGTAAAGGCAATGTCTCAGGCTATGTAATTGGAGAAGCGCTTAATGCTTATGCCTCAAGAAAGCTTCCTGGTTTCAACAAAGGTCTGATCCATGGCGATACGGCAAAGAATAAATTGTTGTTGGAAACTATCATTGGACTATTGCCACCGGATACAAGAAGTATCCCATTCGGTTTCTTGCTTAAGCTGTTAAGAGCAGGCATTCTGTTGGAATGCCAAGAGTCGGAGCGATCAAAATTAATGAAGAGAGTAGGTCATTGTCTTGAGGAGGCAAAGGTGGCTGATCTTTTGATTCGTACCCCTGTTGGCGAAGCAATTTTCAATGTTGATACCGTGCAAAGGCTAGTTGAAGAGTTCATCATTGCATGCGAGCATGATGGTGAGGCTGATTCTCTGTTGGAAGATGAATTGCAGGATATGAAAAGCACTCGGATTATATCAGATACTGCAAAGATTAAGGTTGCAAAACTGGTGGATGGATATCTTGCTGAGATTGCTCGCGATCTGAATTTGCCTCTCGCTAAATTCATTCATCTTGCTGAGTTAGTTTCAAGCTTCCCAAGAGCAACTCACGACGGAATTTATCGCGCCATCGATATGTATTTGAAG GAACATCCTGAAATCAGCAAGAGCGACAAGAAAAGGATCTGTAGGCTAATGGACTGCAGGAAGTTATCGGCAGAAGCCTGCATGCATGCCATACAGAACGAGAGGCTTCCGATGCGCATTGTCGTGCAGGTTCTCTTCTTCGAACAGCTAAGAGCTACATCGTGCTCAGAAGGCAATAGCACACCGGATCGTGCAGGATCTATGAGGTCTTCGCTTCCAAGTGGATCGCACGAGAGCTCGAGGTCTATTACAACCAATACAGAAGAGGAGTGGGAGGAAGCTCTGAAATTCTCAGGTGAAGGTAGCAGAAGGAGCAGCAATGATAGTAAcaaaaccaataataataataataataatgagagaGTTGGTGCTAATAAAATGAAGGGTCTAATGTCAAAGAAAATATTGTCTAAGATTTGGTCAAGCAAAGATAGAAGTGGTGAGATAACTAGTGATGATACATCAGAAAGCCCTGCTTCTACAGTTGCTGAAGAAACAAAATCTACACCTTCTAGAAGTAGGAGGCACTCAGTGTCTTAA